A genome region from Pseudanabaena sp. Chao 1811 includes the following:
- a CDS encoding antibiotic biosynthesis monooxygenase: MQTSGQHSDPITLVISEVVEPNRIEEYEAWTKEVNQAAQQFAGFIGVDVIRPRDHQYPEYVVIVKFDNYEHCKDWLTSSVYQNWMRKSKEFIAKRSQQHLPNGLELWFNLPKSSLPNPPQPAYYKQVIIGVITVYPLIILAKLVLNPFLQGLPDLLGLFISVIFVSALLTYPVMPYLTQLLSFWLYPSTSKRNRK; encoded by the coding sequence ATGCAGACATCGGGACAGCATTCAGATCCGATTACTTTAGTCATCTCAGAAGTTGTTGAACCAAATCGCATAGAGGAATATGAAGCTTGGACAAAAGAGGTTAATCAGGCAGCGCAACAATTTGCAGGATTCATCGGGGTTGATGTCATTCGTCCCCGTGATCATCAATATCCCGAATATGTAGTAATTGTCAAATTCGATAACTATGAACATTGCAAAGATTGGTTGACTTCGTCCGTTTATCAAAACTGGATGCGTAAGTCTAAAGAATTTATCGCTAAGCGATCGCAACAACATCTCCCCAATGGACTAGAACTATGGTTTAACTTACCTAAAAGTTCACTACCAAATCCACCACAACCTGCATATTATAAACAGGTTATTATTGGTGTGATCACGGTATATCCTCTGATAATATTAGCTAAATTAGTTCTCAATCCATTCTTGCAAGGTCTTCCAGATCTATTAGGCTTATTTATCTCGGTTATCTTTGTTTCTGCATTACTAACCTATCCAGTAATGCCATATCTCACCCAATTACTCAGTTTTTGGCTCTATCCATCTACATCTAAGCGGAATAGAAAGTGA